A single region of the Gorilla gorilla gorilla isolate KB3781 chromosome 1, NHGRI_mGorGor1-v2.1_pri, whole genome shotgun sequence genome encodes:
- the LOC101139472 gene encoding small ribosomal subunit protein uS15-like: MGRMHAPGKSLSQSALPYRRSVPTWLKLTSDNVKEQIYKLAKKGLTPSQIGVILRDSHGVAQVRFVTGNKILRILKSKGLAPDLPEDLYHLIKKAVDVQKHLERNRKDKDAKFHLILIESWIHRLARYYKTKRVLPPNWKYESSTASALVA; this comes from the coding sequence ATGGGTCGCATGCATGCTCCTGGGAAAAGCCTGTCCCAGTCGGCTTTACCCTATCGACGCAGCGTCCCCACTTGGTTGAAGTTGACATCTGACAACGTGAAGGAGCAGATTTACAAACTGGCCAAGAAGGGCCTTACTCCTTCACAGATCGGTGTAATCCTGAGAGATTCACATGGTGTTGCACAAGTACGTTTTGTGACAggcaataaaattttaagaattcttAAGTCTAAGGGACTTGCTCCTGATCTTCCTGAAGATCTCTACCATTTAATTAAGAAAGCAGTTGATGTTCAAAAGCATCTTGAGAGGAACAGAAAGGATAAGGATGCTAAATTCCATCTGATTCTGATAGAGAGCTGGATTCACCGTTTGGCTCGATATTATAAGACCAAGCGAGTCCTCCCTCCCAATTGGAAATATGAATCATCTACAGCCTCTGCCCTGGTCGCATAA